The following coding sequences lie in one Streptomyces albofaciens JCM 4342 genomic window:
- a CDS encoding IS30 family transposase — protein sequence MDFEIRKNRGPGGGRQLARERAAYFLLMEQGYSTREAARIVGINLRTGKRWRNGWHSPPGGRKAVPPIYPVPGQAPATGSEELPPAPSRYLQEHDRIHIADRLREGASIRQIAVELGRSPSTVSREIRRNRHTLHNGGWYYRPSIAHNKAKARRSRPKPGKIGQNPELRDFIQDHLTMRWSPEQICQVLRARFPDRPEMHVTHETVYQALYVQGRGELRRELTRALRTGRARRRPHRQAHKRASRAIKAMVLISERPAEAADRAVPGHWEGDLIIGKDGRSAIGTLVERSTRYLMLVHLPVGHSAIATRNALATTVQTLPRHLWRSLTWDQGSEMAAHRAFTVATDIPVYFCDPASPWQRGSNENTNGLLRQYFPKGTDLAVHTPGDLAGVAAELNSRPRKTLGWQTPAERLAKLLATAS from the coding sequence ATGGACTTCGAGATCCGGAAGAACCGGGGGCCCGGGGGCGGGCGCCAACTGGCCCGCGAGCGGGCCGCATACTTCCTGCTCATGGAGCAGGGGTACAGCACTCGGGAAGCCGCCCGGATAGTCGGCATCAACCTGCGCACCGGCAAGCGGTGGCGCAACGGCTGGCACTCGCCGCCAGGCGGCCGGAAGGCAGTTCCTCCGATCTACCCGGTGCCGGGACAGGCCCCGGCGACGGGATCGGAGGAACTGCCTCCCGCGCCGTCGCGGTATCTCCAGGAGCACGACCGCATCCACATCGCCGACCGTCTCCGCGAGGGGGCCTCGATCCGGCAGATAGCCGTCGAGCTGGGCCGCAGCCCGTCCACCGTCAGTCGCGAAATACGCCGCAACCGGCACACTCTGCACAACGGCGGCTGGTACTACCGACCGAGCATCGCCCACAACAAGGCCAAGGCCCGCCGGTCCCGTCCGAAACCCGGAAAGATCGGCCAGAATCCCGAGCTGCGGGACTTCATCCAGGATCACCTCACGATGCGCTGGAGCCCCGAGCAGATCTGCCAAGTCCTGCGGGCACGTTTCCCCGACCGGCCGGAGATGCACGTGACCCACGAGACCGTTTACCAGGCCCTCTACGTCCAGGGCCGCGGAGAACTCCGCCGGGAACTGACCCGAGCGCTTCGCACCGGCCGGGCCCGCCGGCGCCCGCACCGCCAGGCCCACAAGCGTGCCTCCCGCGCCATCAAGGCCATGGTCCTGATCAGCGAACGCCCCGCCGAAGCCGCCGACCGGGCCGTCCCCGGACACTGGGAGGGCGATCTCATCATCGGCAAGGACGGCCGTTCCGCCATCGGCACCCTCGTCGAGCGGTCCACCCGCTACCTGATGCTCGTGCACCTGCCGGTCGGCCACAGCGCCATCGCCACCCGCAACGCGCTCGCCACGACCGTCCAGACCCTTCCACGGCACCTCTGGCGATCCCTGACCTGGGACCAGGGCTCGGAGATGGCCGCCCACCGGGCGTTCACCGTTGCCACCGACATCCCGGTCTACTTCTGCGACCCGGCCAGCCCCTGGCAACGCGGCTCCAACGAGAACACCAACGGCCTGCTGCGGCAGTACTTTCCCAAGGGCACCGACCTGGCCGTTCACACCCCCGGGGACCTGGCGGGCGTCGCCGCCGAGCTGAACAGCCGGCCACGCAAAACGCTCGGCTGGCAAACCCCAGCCGAGCGTCTCGCTAAGCTCCTGGCGACAGCCAGTTGA
- a CDS encoding DUF6338 family protein, with the protein MSAAPSTVLQVALVVLFVLPGVTYQFLREFWRGPVPGERKLGERVLRAVAASVVLDALYLIAFGPHLVSLVRGAGQDGWSRLAAGPRAAGLAGLALFVVIPAAAAAAVTYGQRRRLSTVRYRGTPTAWDQMFRQRGSCFVRLRLRDGVWIGGWYGTRSYATSYPHPPELYLESAWLMRPDGSFHRRIENSGGLFVRAEDTDVLEILLPPRDGPQE; encoded by the coding sequence ATGTCCGCCGCGCCCTCGACGGTGCTCCAGGTGGCGCTGGTGGTGCTCTTCGTGCTGCCCGGGGTCACCTACCAGTTCCTGCGCGAGTTCTGGCGCGGCCCGGTCCCGGGCGAGCGGAAGCTCGGCGAGCGTGTCCTGCGGGCGGTCGCCGCCTCGGTGGTGCTCGACGCGCTGTACCTGATCGCCTTCGGCCCCCACCTCGTCTCCCTGGTCCGGGGAGCCGGGCAGGACGGCTGGTCCCGCCTGGCCGCCGGGCCCCGGGCCGCCGGACTCGCGGGGCTGGCGCTGTTCGTCGTGATCCCGGCCGCTGCCGCCGCGGCCGTGACGTACGGGCAGCGGCGGCGGTTGAGCACCGTGCGCTACCGGGGCACGCCCACGGCGTGGGACCAGATGTTCCGGCAGCGCGGCTCGTGCTTCGTCCGGCTCCGGCTGCGCGACGGGGTGTGGATCGGCGGCTGGTACGGCACCCGCTCGTACGCCACCTCCTATCCGCACCCGCCGGAGCTGTATCTGGAGTCGGCCTGGCTGATGCGCCCGGACGGCAGCTTCCACCGCCGGATCGAGAACAGCGGCGGCCTGTTCGTACGGGCCGAGGACACCGACGTACTGGAGATCCTGCTGCCGCCCCGGGATGGGCCACAGGAGTGA
- a CDS encoding CHAT domain-containing protein — translation MSQWAQALGALGALVMGVFGGANWRFPFLERYRLLGLGCGFLTWVAAEFGVPEGDRPPWYEPLGAAAMLLAGAAGLYRGHQWRRRGHDSGDDGPLHAAEGAAHLRRYFGRDSTAALDAAVDAFRLAVRDTVGSGPHLRHHADLVKALRIRYERLRNRADLDDAVRVGRTARSLRGPKAHRALLLTELSTALRLRHEHTGASADLVQARACGRSALSLLHDRHLYFPLCGSRLSAVLLSSYEHSGDPRDLDAALAGIRRGIGSAAERGYRRTADEIRLCYLLTVRGRTAGDPDDLAEAVAQGRRTLERIAPADPLYPSCLHHLSVALRAAHDLHTAGTGAPAAPPGTAHRTYRIRSADPPLEEAESFARQALLRVADDAPEGARYHLNHALVLHGLHRAEPSADRLERALKAARAAARHPTAEVPTRVRAGLALSDIAAGEGLHAAAVTAFEEVIGLLPRLASHELERADQEQQIVRWPGIARAAATSALEAGEPARAAVLLEHGRGVLLARTLALRTDLGALRAAHPRLADELEDVRGQLTAPLPAPGTDGGHPTSPARESPARESPVQESPARESPAREGPVGTPELLRQTRREQEERWERLLERIHEQPGFEDFARPPTAARLRAQSTRGPLIHLNVTGRRCDAIAVTPDGIRSVPLDTTPEEVEEQARVLHRCFVPGAVADVEAQGPAYRVLAWMWDTLVAPALDAALPRQAPEGPLPHVWWVPTGPLTALPLHAAGHHREGGPALIDRAVSSYTPTAHALMAARARPGPRADRDSRLVVAVPAPPGAPPLAGAAREAEFVRGRAPGATTLLTDTAAVRERVLEELPRHAWAHFACHAVPDPKAPSHSRLLLHDHARTPLTVADVSALDLRGSRLAYLSACETAVAGPRYRDEAIHLAAAFQLAGFPHVISTLWQLPDRAAYVLAQEMYQALEERLAAGEGVAAAVHAVTRRARYEMFPRLPGVWAALVHVGP, via the coding sequence GTGTCCCAGTGGGCACAGGCCCTCGGCGCCCTGGGCGCGCTGGTCATGGGGGTGTTCGGCGGCGCCAACTGGCGCTTCCCCTTCCTGGAGCGCTACCGCCTGCTCGGGCTCGGCTGCGGCTTCCTGACCTGGGTGGCCGCCGAGTTCGGCGTACCGGAGGGCGACCGGCCGCCCTGGTACGAGCCGCTGGGCGCCGCGGCGATGCTCCTGGCCGGCGCGGCGGGCCTGTACCGGGGCCACCAGTGGCGCCGCCGCGGCCACGACAGCGGTGACGACGGCCCGCTGCACGCCGCCGAAGGCGCCGCGCACCTGCGCCGGTACTTCGGTCGGGACAGCACCGCCGCCCTGGACGCCGCCGTCGACGCCTTCCGGCTGGCCGTCCGCGACACCGTGGGCAGCGGTCCCCACCTGCGCCACCACGCCGACCTGGTGAAGGCCCTGCGGATCCGCTACGAACGCCTCCGGAACCGTGCCGACCTCGACGACGCCGTCCGGGTGGGCCGCACGGCCCGCTCGCTGCGCGGCCCGAAAGCACACCGCGCGCTGCTGCTGACCGAGCTGAGCACGGCGCTGCGGCTGCGCCACGAGCACACCGGCGCCTCCGCGGACCTCGTACAGGCCCGGGCCTGCGGAAGGTCCGCCCTGTCCCTCCTCCACGACCGGCACCTGTACTTCCCGCTGTGCGGCTCCCGCCTCAGCGCGGTCCTGCTCAGCTCGTACGAACACAGCGGCGACCCGCGCGACCTCGACGCCGCCCTGGCCGGGATACGGCGCGGCATCGGCTCGGCGGCCGAGCGCGGCTACCGCCGTACGGCGGACGAGATCCGCCTCTGCTACCTGCTCACCGTGCGCGGCCGCACCGCCGGAGACCCGGACGACCTCGCCGAGGCCGTGGCCCAGGGGCGCCGCACCCTGGAACGGATCGCCCCGGCCGACCCCCTGTACCCCTCGTGCCTGCACCACCTGTCCGTCGCGCTCCGCGCCGCCCACGACCTGCACACGGCTGGTACGGGCGCCCCCGCGGCCCCGCCGGGAACCGCGCACCGCACGTATCGCATCAGGAGCGCCGACCCGCCCCTGGAGGAGGCGGAGTCCTTCGCACGGCAGGCCCTGCTGCGGGTCGCCGACGACGCGCCCGAGGGCGCCCGCTACCACCTCAACCATGCCCTCGTCCTCCACGGCCTGCACCGCGCCGAGCCCTCCGCGGACCGGCTGGAGCGGGCCCTGAAGGCCGCGCGCGCGGCGGCCCGGCACCCCACGGCCGAGGTGCCGACCCGGGTACGGGCCGGGCTCGCGCTCAGCGACATCGCCGCCGGCGAGGGGCTGCACGCCGCGGCGGTCACGGCGTTCGAGGAGGTGATCGGGCTGCTGCCGCGCCTGGCCTCGCACGAGCTGGAGCGGGCCGACCAGGAACAGCAGATCGTGCGGTGGCCCGGCATCGCACGGGCGGCCGCCACCAGCGCCCTGGAGGCGGGCGAGCCCGCCCGGGCCGCCGTCCTGCTCGAACACGGCCGCGGCGTGCTCCTCGCCCGGACCCTCGCCCTGCGCACCGACCTGGGCGCGCTGCGCGCCGCGCACCCCCGGCTGGCCGATGAACTGGAGGACGTGCGCGGGCAGCTCACGGCACCGCTCCCGGCCCCGGGCACGGACGGCGGCCACCCCACGAGCCCCGCCCGGGAAAGCCCCGCCAGGGAAAGCCCCGTTCAGGAAAGCCCCGCCAGGGAAAGCCCCGCCCGGGAAGGTCCCGTCGGAACCCCGGAACTGCTCCGGCAGACCCGCCGTGAGCAGGAGGAGCGCTGGGAGCGGCTGTTGGAGCGCATCCACGAGCAGCCCGGTTTCGAGGACTTCGCGCGTCCGCCCACCGCCGCCCGGCTGCGCGCCCAGAGCACGCGGGGCCCGCTGATCCATCTCAACGTGACCGGCCGGCGCTGCGACGCGATCGCCGTCACCCCCGACGGCATCCGCTCGGTGCCGCTCGACACCACTCCCGAAGAGGTCGAGGAACAAGCGCGGGTGCTGCACCGCTGCTTCGTCCCCGGGGCCGTCGCCGATGTCGAGGCGCAGGGACCGGCCTACCGCGTGCTGGCCTGGATGTGGGACACGCTGGTCGCCCCCGCGCTCGACGCGGCCCTGCCGCGGCAGGCGCCGGAGGGGCCGCTCCCGCACGTGTGGTGGGTGCCGACCGGGCCGCTGACCGCGCTGCCGCTGCACGCCGCCGGGCACCACCGCGAGGGCGGCCCCGCCCTGATCGACCGGGCGGTCTCGTCGTACACGCCCACGGCGCACGCCCTGATGGCGGCCCGCGCACGGCCCGGCCCCCGGGCCGACCGGGACAGCCGGCTCGTGGTCGCCGTGCCCGCGCCGCCGGGCGCGCCCCCGCTGGCCGGCGCCGCGCGGGAGGCGGAGTTCGTCCGCGGCCGCGCGCCCGGTGCCACCACCCTGCTGACGGACACGGCGGCGGTCCGCGAACGCGTACTGGAAGAACTGCCGCGGCACGCCTGGGCGCATTTCGCCTGTCACGCCGTACCCGACCCGAAGGCGCCCTCACACAGCCGGCTGCTGCTGCACGACCACGCCCGCACGCCGCTGACCGTGGCCGATGTCTCCGCCCTCGACCTGCGCGGCTCCCGGCTCGCGTACCTGTCGGCCTGCGAGACCGCGGTGGCCGGGCCCCGCTACCGGGACGAGGCGATCCACCTGGCCGCCGCGTTCCAGCTCGCCGGGTTCCCCCATGTGATCTCCACGCTGTGGCAACTGCCCGACCGCGCCGCGTACGTACTCGCCCAGGAGATGTACCAGGCTCTCGAAGAGCGCCTGGCGGCCGGCGAGGGCGTGGCCGCCGCCGTCCACGCGGTCACCCGCCGGGCCCGCTACGAGATGTTCCCGCGCCTGCCCGGGGTGTGGGCGGCCTTGGTGCACGTCGGCCCCTGA
- a CDS encoding penicillin acylase family protein, translated as MPPHSHDGTTPDHATSDHATSDHTLYDVPGLAAPVEIRVDRWGVPHLYAASQDDLFLAQGFNAARDRLFQIDLWRRRGLGLLSEVFGESCLEHDRAARLFLYRGDMAAEWAAYGPRTERIISAFVRGVNAFVALCRADPAQLPPEFALLGHRPAYWEPADVARIRSHGLYYNLEQEVARALTLRDHGPAVEDLRRAREPAHTLRVPEGLDLSLIPDDVLRVYRLATTAPWEDGGPRQGPDGSNNWVIAPSRTATGRPLLANDPHRAVTLPALRYLAHLTAPGIDAIGAGEPALPGISIGHNGRIAFGLTIFPIDQEDLYVYRTNPDAPREYRYDGRWEPMTRVTETVPVRDGRPVTVELWFTRHGPVIHEDPERGTAFAVRAAWLGPGMAPYLGSTEYLTAEGPDAFVAALRRWGAPGENQVYAAPDGTIGWQPAGRVPARPNWDGTLPVPGDGRYEWAGFHPADTLPSVRDPDRGWFATANEMNLPPGYPNARRTITYDWYAPARHDRIAAELDARTGWTVADCVRLQTDCTSPAARRVLPLLTGLTSDDPAVAWALDRLRAWDARLTPDSVPAALFEVWYRRHLRPALLERALARLLPPDRRAAALARVLPAGEAATTDPRAELGLLRAPGDRLGPDPDRAVRTAVLGSLPGALTELGRLLGPDRARWTWGALHRAEPRHPLAAWLGERAPDWTRAGPAPRGGSGDTVGATSYGPDFRQAGGATFRLVIDVGDWDASVAMNAPGQSGVPGSPHYRDLFADWAADRAFPLLYGRAAVERHTTHMITLRPAGGPPPGKP; from the coding sequence ATGCCACCGCACAGCCACGACGGCACCACCCCCGACCACGCGACCTCCGATCACGCCACCTCCGACCACACCCTCTACGACGTCCCCGGCCTGGCCGCCCCCGTCGAGATCCGCGTCGACCGCTGGGGCGTGCCGCACCTGTACGCCGCCTCTCAGGACGACCTGTTCCTCGCCCAGGGCTTCAACGCCGCCCGGGACCGCCTCTTCCAGATCGACCTGTGGCGGCGCCGCGGCCTCGGTCTGCTCTCCGAGGTGTTCGGCGAGAGCTGCCTCGAACACGACCGGGCGGCCCGGCTCTTCCTGTACCGCGGCGACATGGCCGCCGAATGGGCCGCCTACGGACCTCGTACGGAGCGCATCATCAGCGCCTTCGTGCGCGGCGTCAACGCGTTCGTGGCGCTCTGCCGCGCCGACCCGGCCCAGCTGCCGCCCGAGTTCGCGCTGCTCGGTCACCGGCCCGCCTACTGGGAGCCCGCCGACGTGGCCCGCATCCGCAGCCACGGCCTCTACTACAACCTGGAGCAGGAGGTCGCCCGCGCGCTGACCCTGCGCGACCACGGCCCCGCCGTCGAGGACCTGCGCCGCGCCCGGGAACCCGCGCACACCTTGCGCGTACCGGAGGGCCTGGACCTGTCCCTCATCCCCGACGACGTGCTGCGGGTCTACCGGCTGGCCACCACCGCGCCGTGGGAGGACGGCGGTCCGCGCCAGGGCCCGGACGGCAGCAACAACTGGGTGATCGCCCCGTCCCGTACCGCCACCGGCCGGCCCCTGCTGGCCAACGATCCGCACCGCGCCGTCACCCTGCCCGCGCTGCGCTACCTCGCGCACCTGACGGCTCCCGGCATCGACGCCATCGGCGCGGGCGAGCCCGCGCTGCCCGGCATCTCCATCGGCCACAACGGCCGGATCGCCTTCGGACTGACCATCTTCCCCATCGACCAGGAGGACCTGTACGTCTACCGCACCAACCCGGACGCGCCCCGCGAGTACCGCTACGACGGCCGCTGGGAGCCGATGACCCGCGTCACCGAGACGGTCCCGGTGCGCGACGGGCGGCCGGTCACCGTCGAGCTGTGGTTCACCCGGCACGGGCCGGTGATCCACGAGGACCCGGAGCGCGGCACGGCCTTCGCCGTACGGGCCGCCTGGCTCGGCCCGGGCATGGCCCCGTACCTGGGCAGTACGGAGTACCTGACGGCGGAGGGACCCGACGCCTTCGTGGCCGCGCTGCGCCGCTGGGGCGCGCCCGGCGAGAACCAGGTCTACGCGGCCCCCGACGGCACCATCGGATGGCAGCCCGCCGGCCGCGTCCCCGCCCGGCCGAACTGGGACGGCACCCTGCCCGTGCCCGGCGACGGCCGCTACGAGTGGGCCGGTTTCCACCCCGCGGACACGCTGCCGTCCGTACGCGACCCCGACCGGGGCTGGTTCGCCACGGCCAACGAGATGAACCTCCCGCCCGGCTACCCGAACGCCCGGCGGACGATCACCTACGACTGGTACGCACCCGCCCGCCACGACCGCATCGCCGCCGAGCTGGACGCCCGCACCGGCTGGACCGTCGCGGACTGCGTCCGCCTCCAGACCGACTGCACCAGCCCGGCCGCCCGCCGCGTCCTGCCGCTGCTGACCGGCCTGACCAGCGACGATCCGGCCGTGGCGTGGGCGCTGGACCGGCTGCGCGCCTGGGACGCGCGGCTGACGCCCGACTCCGTACCCGCCGCGCTCTTCGAGGTCTGGTACCGGCGTCACCTGCGCCCGGCCCTGCTGGAACGGGCGCTGGCCCGCCTGCTGCCGCCGGACCGGCGCGCCGCGGCCCTGGCACGCGTCCTGCCCGCCGGCGAAGCCGCCACCACCGACCCGCGGGCCGAGCTCGGCCTGCTGCGCGCGCCCGGCGACCGGCTCGGCCCCGACCCGGACCGCGCCGTGCGCACGGCCGTCCTCGGCTCCCTCCCCGGCGCGCTCACCGAACTCGGGAGGCTGCTGGGGCCGGACCGCGCCCGCTGGACCTGGGGAGCGCTGCACCGGGCGGAACCACGGCATCCGCTCGCCGCGTGGCTGGGGGAGCGGGCCCCGGACTGGACCCGGGCCGGGCCCGCGCCGCGCGGCGGCAGCGGCGACACGGTGGGCGCCACGTCGTACGGTCCGGACTTCCGGCAGGCCGGCGGGGCGACCTTCCGGCTGGTGATCGACGTCGGCGACTGGGACGCCTCGGTGGCCATGAACGCGCCCGGCCAGTCCGGTGTGCCGGGCAGCCCGCACTACCGCGACCTGTTCGCGGACTGGGCCGCGGACCGCGCCTTTCCGCTGCTGTACGGCCGCGCCGCGGTCGAACGGCACACCACCCACATGATCACCTTGCGGCCCGCCGGGGGCCCGCCGCCCGGAAAACCGTGA
- a CDS encoding SDR family NAD(P)-dependent oxidoreductase: MEHATEHGAGRAVEYAKLFRLDGRRVAVVGGAGGIGREAVRALAAHGAEVIVADLDAAGAAAAAEAAAAEPPAPGSRTGTATACPLDVLDEDAVRAAADRWGALDGLVVTTGVNVRKRIADYTAAEFDRVIGLNLRAAFTLVRAVAPAMAERGRGSVVGLASMRAFQVEPGQSVYAASKAGLVQFLRTAAAEWGPRGVRFNAVAPGVVRTPLTDQIAADPHWYDAYAQASALRRWARADEIAGAVVYLLSDASTFVTGSVLTVDGGWTAVDGRFDPSL, translated from the coding sequence ATGGAGCACGCGACGGAGCACGGAGCCGGCCGGGCGGTCGAGTACGCGAAGCTGTTCCGCCTGGACGGGCGGCGCGTCGCGGTGGTGGGCGGCGCCGGGGGCATCGGCCGGGAGGCGGTACGCGCCCTGGCCGCGCACGGCGCCGAAGTGATCGTCGCCGACCTGGACGCGGCCGGTGCCGCGGCGGCAGCGGAGGCCGCTGCCGCCGAGCCCCCGGCCCCCGGCAGCCGCACCGGCACCGCGACCGCCTGCCCCCTCGACGTGCTGGACGAGGACGCGGTACGGGCCGCGGCGGACCGGTGGGGAGCGCTGGACGGGCTGGTCGTCACCACCGGCGTCAATGTGCGCAAGCGGATCGCCGACTACACCGCCGCCGAGTTCGACCGGGTCATCGGCCTCAACCTGCGGGCCGCCTTCACCCTCGTGCGGGCCGTCGCCCCCGCCATGGCCGAGCGGGGCCGGGGCAGCGTGGTCGGCCTCGCCTCCATGCGCGCCTTCCAGGTCGAGCCGGGGCAGAGCGTGTACGCCGCCTCGAAGGCCGGGCTGGTGCAGTTCCTGCGGACGGCCGCGGCGGAGTGGGGGCCGCGCGGCGTCCGGTTCAACGCGGTGGCGCCCGGTGTGGTCCGTACCCCGCTCACCGACCAGATCGCCGCCGATCCGCACTGGTACGACGCGTACGCCCAGGCGTCCGCGCTGCGCCGCTGGGCCCGCGCCGACGAGATCGCGGGCGCCGTGGTCTACCTCCTGTCCGACGCGTCCACCTTCGTCACCGGCAGCGTGCTGACGGTCGACGGCGGCTGGACGGCGGTGGACGGCCGGTTCGATCCGTCGCTCTGA